TTGTCTATTTTATCTACACAGTCTACTGATTCTATTAACTCGTTACACAATTTTTCGTCAATTTTGTGAATTGTATCTATAAGATTTCTTTGATATTTATAAACTTCATACTTATCATCTAAATTATTTGAAATTGTCAATGCTGACTTTACTACTCTACCCCATGCCGAATTATTGGTTGCATACATTATTTCGGAAATTTCATTAATTCTTTCTATATATTCGTAAGTAACTTTTAAGGACTTTAAATCATCTATAATCTCATCAAATAATCTTTTCTTCTCTACAATCTTTGAGCTTTGTAAATTTTTAAGAATAATTGACTTTATAAATATTCGATCAGATAAATTAGGTACATTTAGAGTATCATCATATATACCCTGAATTTTTTGAAAGTCTTTTTTAATCCTAATTAATTGCAAAGTGCTTATTAATTTAAAACCTTGATGTTTGACATTTAACATTTCGGGTAATTTTGAATCAATAATTATTTCTAATTCGCTTACAACATAATTTATCTGGGTACTTGATAAATTAGTTTCTCTATGCGTCATTTTATCACTGATTCTTTCAATGACCTTATAAATATCTATATCCCTCTCAATATTTCTAAGAACAGCTATACATTTAGATAAATTATTATATGTAAAACCGGATATGGCAACTTTGTCCTCATATATTTTATATGGGTTCTTGTTATCCAAATAGAAAAGAGCTATTTTATAAAAAGCTTCATTCTTATGATGATATGAAAATTTTTTAATAATTCTATTTGCATAGTCCTCATTATTTATATAAACAAATATTACGATATTAGTATCCTCTAGATTAATTTTATCATTATTTAATAAAGGATAAATATTCTTTTCTAATAATTTACTACTAAGTGGAAAAACCGGTCAATTTGACCACCTAATTCCGGAGTAAATTGACCACCCGTTCCGGAGCAAACTGACCCCCTAATTCCGGAGCAAATTGACCACCAAGTTTTGTGGTGAATTAAGTATTAAAAACTATTGATTTTTTCATGTTGTTAGAACCATACATTCGTTAAAAATTTACGGATTATGGCAAACAAAATAACAGACATGAGTAAAATTAGAAAAGTAATTAAATTCTATTGTAATGGAAAGAGTAAGTTATTTATAAGTAGCTACTTATCCCTTTCAAGAAATACGGTAAAGAAATATATTTCTTTATTTGAAGTTCTCGAATTAAGCTTTGAATTAATCGACCAAAAAACCGATGCAGAGCTGGAACTTTTATTCTCCCAGACTAGTGTAGAGGCCATTAGCCCGAGATTACAGACACTTTATGATTTTTTTCCTAAAATGGAACGTGAACTAAAAAAAGTTGGCGTTACCGTACAGCATATGTGGGAACAATATATTGCTGTAAATCCTGATGGTTATCGAACTTCACAATTTCATTATCATTACAATATATGGGGCAAACGAGTTAATCCGGTCATGCATATGAACCATAAGGCTGGTGATAAAATGTATGTTGATTATGCCGGAAAGACACTCTCAATTATTGATATAGATACTGGAGAAGTCAAAGAAGTACAATTTTTTGTAGCAATATTGGGCGCTAGCCAATACACGTATGCTGAAGCTTCCATGAGCCAGCAAAAGGAATACTTTGTTGACTCGGTAGAAAATGCCATGCGCTTTTTTGAAGGCACTCCTGTCGCCATTGTTCCAGATAATTTAAAATCTGCCGTAATAAAAAGCAGTCGTTTTGAACCGACAATCAATGAAACCCTGGCTGATTTAGCAGAACATTACGAAACCACAATTTTACCTGCCAGAGCTTACAGACCCAGAGACAAATCATTAGTTGAAGGAGCTGTTAAGATATTATATCGAAGGATTTATGTAACCATAAAAGAAACTAAGTTCTTTTCTCTGGAAGAATTAAACCAGCAGATCTGGGATTTACTTGACTCTCACAATAACAGAAAACTAACAGGACGCCCTTATTCCCGTTTTGAATTATTTTTAGAAGACGAGAAAGAAAAACTGCGTCCACTCCCACAAGATCGTTTTGAAATTAAATACCAGTCTTTT
The Flavobacterium flavigenum genome window above contains:
- the istA gene encoding IS21 family transposase; its protein translation is MANKITDMSKIRKVIKFYCNGKSKLFISSYLSLSRNTVKKYISLFEVLELSFELIDQKTDAELELLFSQTSVEAISPRLQTLYDFFPKMERELKKVGVTVQHMWEQYIAVNPDGYRTSQFHYHYNIWGKRVNPVMHMNHKAGDKMYVDYAGKTLSIIDIDTGEVKEVQFFVAILGASQYTYAEASMSQQKEYFVDSVENAMRFFEGTPVAIVPDNLKSAVIKSSRFEPTINETLADLAEHYETTILPARAYRPRDKSLVEGAVKILYRRIYVTIKETKFFSLEELNQQIWDLLDSHNNRKLTGRPYSRFELFLEDEKEKLRPLPQDRFEIKYQSFATVMQNGHVQLSQDKNYYSVPYQYVKKKAKLLYTKSTVEIYYKYNRIAVHPRNYKPYVYTTTPEHLASTHQFVAQWSAARFIEWANNIDESVGEYIMQIIESRNHPEQAYKSCLGILNFEKKVGRQRLINACRRALDFKIYNFKTIQNILENNLDHIDFDQEPEQELPDHSNIRGKHYYN